Proteins from a genomic interval of Tenacibaculum sp. SZ-18:
- the ruvA gene encoding Holliday junction branch migration protein RuvA, whose product MITQIKGRLVEKNPTYVVVDCNGLGYLLNISLNTYGSLPTDENVKLYTHLSIREDAHTLYGFIDKVEREVFKLLISVSGVGPSIARTMLSSMTAEDVQHAIASENVKLIQSVKGIGSKTAQRVIIDLKEKILKTFNIDEVSVTESNTNKEEALSALEVLGFTRKQSDKVITNILKESPSASVEELIKKALKNL is encoded by the coding sequence ATGATTACCCAAATAAAAGGAAGATTGGTAGAGAAAAATCCTACCTACGTTGTGGTAGATTGCAACGGATTAGGATACCTACTGAATATTTCACTAAACACCTACGGATCACTTCCAACGGATGAAAATGTAAAGTTATATACGCATCTTTCAATAAGAGAAGATGCACATACGCTCTACGGTTTCATTGATAAGGTTGAGCGAGAAGTATTTAAGTTACTTATTTCTGTTTCAGGAGTTGGACCTAGCATCGCAAGAACAATGTTGTCTTCAATGACCGCAGAGGATGTTCAGCATGCAATTGCATCTGAGAATGTAAAATTGATTCAATCGGTTAAGGGAATAGGATCCAAAACAGCACAAAGGGTTATCATCGATTTAAAAGAGAAAATCTTAAAAACGTTTAATATTGACGAAGTTTCTGTAACTGAGAGCAATACTAATAAAGAAGAAGCGTTATCTGCATTAGAGGTTTTAGGATTTACTCGAAAACAGTCAGACAAAGTAATTACCAACATATTAAAAGAATCGCCATCGGCGTCTGTGGAAGAGCTGATAAAAAAGGCACTTAAAAACTTGTAA
- a CDS encoding NADP-dependent malic enzyme, translating into MSESRKRREALLYHAKPSPGKISVVPTKKYATQHDLSLAYSPGVAEPCLEIAKDKNNVYKYTTKGNLVAVISNGTAVLGLGDIGPEASKPVMEGKGLLFKIFADIDVFDIEVDATDIDKFVETVKAIAPTFGGINLEDIKAPEAFEIERRLKEELNIPVMHDDQHGTAIISAAALKNALEINGKNIENVQIVVNGAGAAAISCTRLYLALGAKRENVVMCDSKGVIRKSRENLTPQKEEFATERDVDTLKEAMNNADVFIGLSKGNVVSPEMLLSMAKNPIVFAMANPEPEISYDLAVATRDDIIMATGRSDNPNQVNNVLGFPFIFRGALDVRATKINEEMKMAAVHALADLAKKSVPEQVNIVYDEISLSFGKEYIIPKPFDPRLIYEIPPAIAKAAMDSGVAQQPIEDWDRYRDTLMDRSGSGSKEVRILHNRARTNPKKIIFAEADHLDVLKAAQRVYDEKIGIPILLGNKEIILELKLELGFEADVTIIDPKTSEEKERRLRFAEKFWKTRQRKGITLLEAQKWMRERNYFAAMMVNEGEADGLITGYSRPYPSVVKPILELIEKDRGVLKVAATNLLLTKQGPMFLSDTTININPNAKELAKITHYTSILARMFGMKPNVAMLSFSNFGSTRSETSVKIREAVEYMHEQYPDLVVDGEIQADFALNEELLSKEFSFSKLKGKKVNVLIFPNLESANITYKLMKQVNGAESIGPILLGLSKPVHVLQLGASVDEMVNMAAVAVVDAQEREKRSLKN; encoded by the coding sequence ATGAGCGAATCACGTAAAAGACGCGAAGCCTTATTATATCACGCGAAACCATCACCAGGAAAAATATCGGTAGTACCGACTAAAAAATATGCCACTCAACACGATTTATCTTTAGCGTACTCACCAGGAGTTGCTGAGCCTTGTTTAGAAATAGCAAAAGATAAAAACAATGTTTACAAATACACAACAAAAGGAAATTTAGTTGCAGTAATTTCAAATGGAACAGCTGTTTTAGGTTTAGGAGATATTGGTCCAGAAGCCTCAAAACCTGTCATGGAAGGAAAAGGATTACTTTTTAAAATTTTTGCAGATATAGATGTATTCGATATTGAAGTTGATGCAACAGATATCGATAAGTTTGTAGAAACTGTGAAAGCAATCGCTCCGACATTTGGAGGAATTAACCTTGAAGATATTAAAGCTCCAGAGGCTTTTGAAATTGAAAGACGTTTAAAGGAAGAGTTAAATATTCCTGTAATGCACGATGATCAACATGGAACAGCTATTATTTCTGCGGCTGCATTGAAGAATGCATTAGAAATAAATGGGAAAAATATTGAAAATGTTCAGATTGTTGTAAATGGAGCAGGAGCTGCTGCCATATCTTGTACTCGCTTGTATTTGGCTCTTGGAGCTAAAAGGGAAAATGTTGTCATGTGTGATAGCAAGGGAGTTATCCGAAAAAGTAGAGAAAACTTAACTCCGCAAAAGGAAGAATTTGCGACGGAAAGAGATGTGGATACTTTGAAAGAAGCGATGAATAATGCAGATGTATTTATAGGTTTATCAAAGGGAAATGTTGTAAGTCCAGAGATGCTATTATCAATGGCTAAAAACCCTATTGTATTTGCAATGGCAAATCCTGAACCAGAAATATCATATGATTTAGCAGTCGCTACACGTGATGATATTATTATGGCAACAGGAAGATCTGATAATCCAAATCAAGTAAACAATGTATTAGGTTTCCCATTTATTTTCAGAGGTGCCTTAGATGTGAGAGCAACTAAAATTAATGAAGAAATGAAAATGGCTGCCGTACATGCATTGGCAGATTTAGCTAAGAAATCAGTGCCCGAACAAGTAAATATTGTTTATGACGAAATTAGTCTTTCATTTGGTAAAGAGTATATTATCCCTAAGCCTTTTGATCCAAGATTAATTTATGAAATTCCACCTGCAATTGCGAAAGCAGCAATGGATAGTGGTGTTGCTCAACAACCTATTGAAGATTGGGATCGATATAGAGACACTTTAATGGATAGATCAGGATCTGGAAGTAAAGAAGTGAGAATCTTACATAACAGAGCTCGAACAAATCCTAAGAAAATTATATTTGCAGAAGCAGATCATTTAGATGTATTAAAAGCTGCTCAAAGGGTTTATGATGAGAAAATAGGTATTCCAATTCTTTTGGGAAATAAAGAAATCATTCTAGAATTAAAACTGGAACTAGGTTTTGAGGCAGATGTGACTATTATCGACCCTAAAACTTCAGAAGAGAAGGAAAGAAGATTAAGATTTGCTGAAAAATTCTGGAAAACAAGACAACGTAAAGGAATTACTTTGTTGGAAGCTCAAAAATGGATGCGTGAGCGCAACTATTTTGCTGCAATGATGGTAAATGAAGGAGAAGCAGATGGATTAATTACAGGGTATTCACGTCCTTATCCATCGGTAGTAAAACCAATTTTAGAATTGATAGAAAAAGATCGTGGTGTTTTAAAAGTAGCTGCAACGAACCTATTGCTTACAAAGCAAGGACCAATGTTCTTATCAGATACAACGATTAATATTAATCCAAACGCGAAAGAACTCGCCAAAATTACTCATTACACAAGTATTTTAGCTCGTATGTTTGGTATGAAGCCAAATGTAGCAATGTTAAGCTTCTCTAACTTCGGATCAACAAGGTCTGAGACTTCAGTTAAAATTCGTGAGGCGGTTGAGTATATGCATGAACAGTATCCAGACTTAGTAGTTGATGGAGAGATTCAAGCAGATTTTGCATTAAATGAAGAGTTATTGTCAAAGGAATTTTCTTTTTCTAAACTTAAAGGAAAAAAGGTAAACGTGTTGATTTTTCCAAACTTAGAATCAGCAAATATTACTTATAAATTAATGAAACAAGTAAACGGAGCAGAGTCGATTGGTCCTATTTTGTTAGGTTTAAGTAAGCCTGTTCATGTTTTGCAACTTGGAGCAAGTGTAGATGAAATGGTAAATATGGCAGCGGTAGCTGTGGTAGATGCGCAGGAGAGAGAGAAGAGAAGTTTAAAGAATTAA
- the queG gene encoding tRNA epoxyqueuosine(34) reductase QueG — protein sequence MKKARQFSKLIKKHASYLGFLDCGIAKADFLEKEAPRLETWLQNNYHGQMQYMENHFDKRLDPRLLVEGAKSVISLSYNYYPEQIQEKNSYKVAKYAYGEDYHHVIKSKLFALLEFLREEIGNINGRCFVDSAPVLERAWAERAGLGWNGKHTLLIQKKQGSFFFLAELIIDLELEYDQPFTTDHCGSCTRCIDACPTDAILPNNSIDASKCISYATIELKDNIPLTFKDKMEDWMFGCDICQDVCPWNRFSKPHNQPLFSPKDSMLEMDKRDWQELTEETFKKVFKKSAVKRTKYAGLTRNISFLKEK from the coding sequence TTGAAAAAAGCAAGACAATTTTCTAAACTAATTAAAAAGCATGCCAGCTACTTAGGGTTTTTAGACTGCGGCATCGCTAAAGCTGATTTTTTAGAAAAAGAAGCACCGCGACTTGAAACTTGGCTACAGAATAATTACCATGGTCAAATGCAGTATATGGAAAACCATTTTGATAAGCGATTAGATCCAAGACTATTAGTAGAAGGAGCAAAGTCTGTAATTTCATTGTCTTATAATTATTATCCTGAACAAATACAAGAGAAGAATTCTTACAAGGTTGCTAAATATGCGTATGGTGAAGATTATCACCATGTCATAAAGAGCAAACTGTTTGCTTTATTAGAATTTCTTCGTGAGGAGATTGGAAACATAAATGGACGTTGTTTTGTTGATTCTGCACCAGTTTTAGAAAGAGCATGGGCAGAAAGAGCTGGTTTAGGATGGAATGGTAAACACACATTATTAATTCAAAAGAAACAGGGGTCTTTTTTCTTTTTAGCGGAATTAATAATTGATTTGGAATTAGAGTATGATCAACCTTTTACAACAGATCACTGCGGGAGTTGTACGCGTTGCATTGATGCTTGTCCTACTGATGCAATTTTACCGAACAACTCTATTGACGCTAGTAAATGTATCTCTTATGCTACCATTGAGTTAAAAGACAATATTCCATTAACGTTCAAAGATAAAATGGAAGATTGGATGTTTGGTTGTGATATTTGTCAAGACGTTTGTCCTTGGAATCGATTTTCTAAACCGCATAATCAACCTTTATTCAGCCCAAAAGATTCTATGTTGGAAATGGACAAAAGGGATTGGCAAGAGTTAACAGAAGAGACATTTAAAAAGGTATTCAAAAAATCCGCAGTAAAAAGAACGAAATATGCTGGATTAACGAGAAACATAAGCTTCCTAAAAGAAAAGTAA